The Diospyros lotus cultivar Yz01 chromosome 15, ASM1463336v1, whole genome shotgun sequence genome has a window encoding:
- the LOC127792674 gene encoding SNF1-related protein kinase regulatory subunit beta-2-like isoform X2, protein MLLEFHNHVLRYIFQLGFIVFAVMGNVSGRKDEAGPSATKNQEGEDYMEFAHGGAQGPFPQSMAQSPPSSPRAYCSTAMFNSQVQGTVSTRNATQNDGRFFETGIPTTITWRFDGKQVGIEGSWDNWKTRDFLERSGKDFTIMKVLQSGVYHYHFIVDGQWRCSPDLPQERDDIGNIFNVLDLQDFVPEDLDNIAGSESPPSPASSYNNTPFSLEDFNEKLPELPPLLLQSPLAQPSSSRQSSESLGKPLVAVLNHLYIQKDRSGQSLVALNSTHRFRTKFVTLVLYKPLKKVKK, encoded by the exons atgctCCTTGAATTCCATAATCATGTTTTGAGATACATATTCCAACTGGGTTTCATTGTTTTTGCAGTAATGGGTAATGTTAGTGGAAGGAAGGATGAGGCTGGCCCCTCTGCAACCAAGAATCAAGAGGGTGAAGACTATATGGAGTTTGCACATGGTGGGGCGCAGGGTCCTTTCCCACAGTCCATGGCTCAGTCCCCTCCTTCTAGCCCTAGGGCTTACTGCTCCACTGCCATGTTCAATTCCCAG GTTCAAGGCACTGTATCAACCCGGAATGCAACTCAGAATGATGGTAGGTTTTTTGAGACTGGAATACCAACAACAATCACATGGAGGTTCGATGGCAAGCAAGTAGGAATTGAGGGATCATGGGATAACTGGAAGACAAG AGATTTCCTAGAAAGATCAGGCAAAGATTTCACAATTATGAAAGTGCTACAATCAGGTGTTTACCATTACCACTTTATTGTTGATGGGCAGTGGAGGTGTTCTCCAGACTTGCCACAGGAACGCGATGATATTGGGaatattttcaatgttttagATTTACAG GATTTTGTTCCAGAAGACCTCGACAATATTGCTGGCTCAGAATCTCCTCCTTCTCCTGCTTCAAGCTATAACAACACACCCTTCAGTTTAGAAGATTTTAATGAAAAGTTGCCCGAATTACCGCCTCTACTGCTACAGTCACCACTAGCTCAGCCGTCATCATCCAGGCAGAGTTCTGAGTCTCTGGGGAAACCTTTAGTGGCAGTGCTGAATCATCTATACATTCAGAAGGACCGTAGTGGCCAATCTTTGGTGGCTCTTAATTCCACTCATCGCTTTCGCACAAAATTTGTGACTTTAGTACTTTACAAGCCATTGAAGAAGGTAAAGAAATGA
- the LOC127792451 gene encoding alpha-1,6-mannosyl-glycoprotein 2-beta-N-acetylglucosaminyltransferase, producing the protein MALPKKPRIKDAAFRRLLSVVVITLLGAGMLLCLLHTNSISPNPIEIDQKLDLDLAANVSLLAKSLNLSKQSRLSVLLEQRNELPPRNLDLFPKLAKDGIIIVLYVHNRPQYLRVAVDSLSRVVGIGETLLIVSHDGYYEEMNKIVEGIRFCQVKQIFAPYSPHVFNSSFPGVSRADCTGKDDPAKKHCEGSPDQYGNHRSPKIVSLKHHWWWMMNTVWDGLKETRQHLGHILFIEEDHYIFPNAYRNLQMLIALKPKKCPNCYAANLAPSDVKSRGEGWESLIAERMGNVGYAYNRTVWKKIHRKAGEFCFFDDYNWDITMWATVFPSFGGPVYTLRGPRTSAIHFGKCGLHQGQGETFSCIDNGVLNIPIEEVDKAGNINPKWRVHVYEHQAGYQAGFRGWGGWGDTRDRELCLKFAKMYHFAGKASQS; encoded by the coding sequence ATGGCTTTGCCCAAGAAACCTCGGATCAAAGATGCGGCCTTTCGCCGCCTCTTGTCTGTGGTTGTGATTACTTTGTTGGGTGCTGGTATGCTGCTTTGTCTCCTTCATACGAATTCAATTTCTCCAAATCCCATTGAGATTGATCAaaaattggatttggatttggctgCTAATGTCTCCCTACTGGCTAAATCACTTAACCTCTCCAAACAAAGTCGCTTGTCCGTCCTATTGGAACAGCGAAATGAATTGCCCCCGAGAAACTTGGATTTGTTCCCGAAGCTAGCTAAGGATGGTATAATAATTGTTCTATATGTTCACAATCGCCCCCAGTATCTGCGTGTAGCTGTTGATAGTCTCTCTCGTGTAGTTGGGATTGGTGAAACTCTATTGATAGTTAGTCATGATGGATACTATGAAGAGATGAACAAGATAGTGGAAGGTATTAGGTTCTGTCAAGTGAAACAAATATTTGCCCCTTATTCACCCCATGTATTTAATAGTAGCTTTCCCGGTGTGTCGCGAGCAGACTGTACGGGCAAGGATGATCCAGCTAAGAAACATTGTGAAGGCAGTCCAGATCAATATGGGAACCATCGGTCCCCAAAGATTGTGTCGTTGAAGCATCATTGGTGGTGGATGATGAACACTGTGTGGGATGGATTGAAGGAGACTCGTCAGCACTTGGGTCATATTCTTTTCATAGAGGAGGACCACTATATCTTTCCAAATGCTTATCGTAATTTACAGATGCTCATAGCACTGAAGCCTAAAAAGTGTCCTAATTGTTACGCTGCAAATCTGGCTCCATCTGATGTGAAATCAAGGGGAGAAGGATGGGAGAGTTTGATTGCAGAGAGAATGGGTAATGTGGGTTATGCATATAATCGCACTGTTTGGAAGAAGATACATAGGAAGGCAGgagaattttgtttttttgatgATTACAACTGGGACATAACAATGTGGGCAACTGTTTTTCCTTCATTTGGTGGCCCTGTTTACACATTACGAGGTCCTAGGACAAGTGCAATTCACTTTGGGAAATGCGGTTTGCATCAGGGCCAGGGGGAGACGTTTTCTTGCATTGACAATGGTGTGTTGAATATCCCCATAGAAGAGGTTGATAAAGCTGGCAATATCAATCCAAAATGGAGGGTGCATGTTTATGAGCATCAGGCTGGATATCAAGCTGGGTTCAGGGGTTGGGGAGGCTGGGGAGATACCAGGGACCGTGAACTGTGtttgaaatttgcaaaaatgtATCACTTTGCCGGCAAAGCATCTCAGTCCTGA
- the LOC127792674 gene encoding SNF1-related protein kinase regulatory subunit beta-2-like isoform X3: MGNVSGRKDEAGPSATKNQEGEDYMEFAHGGAQGPFPQSMAQSPPSSPRAYCSTAMFNSQIAESPLQRPDEVMQVQGTVSTRNATQNDGRFFETGIPTTITWRFDGKQVGIEGSWDNWKTRDFLERSGKDFTIMKVLQSGVYHYHFIVDGQWRCSPDLPQERDDIGNIFNVLDLQDFVPEDLDNIAGSESPPSPASSYNNTPFSLEDFNEKLPELPPLLLQSPLAQPSSSRQSSESLGKPLVAVLNHLYIQKDRSGQSLVALNSTHRFRTKFVTLVLYKPLKKVKK; encoded by the exons ATGGGTAATGTTAGTGGAAGGAAGGATGAGGCTGGCCCCTCTGCAACCAAGAATCAAGAGGGTGAAGACTATATGGAGTTTGCACATGGTGGGGCGCAGGGTCCTTTCCCACAGTCCATGGCTCAGTCCCCTCCTTCTAGCCCTAGGGCTTACTGCTCCACTGCCATGTTCAATTCCCAG ATCGCCGAGAGTCCTTTGCAAAGGCCTGATGAAGTAATGCAGGTTCAAGGCACTGTATCAACCCGGAATGCAACTCAGAATGATGGTAGGTTTTTTGAGACTGGAATACCAACAACAATCACATGGAGGTTCGATGGCAAGCAAGTAGGAATTGAGGGATCATGGGATAACTGGAAGACAAG AGATTTCCTAGAAAGATCAGGCAAAGATTTCACAATTATGAAAGTGCTACAATCAGGTGTTTACCATTACCACTTTATTGTTGATGGGCAGTGGAGGTGTTCTCCAGACTTGCCACAGGAACGCGATGATATTGGGaatattttcaatgttttagATTTACAG GATTTTGTTCCAGAAGACCTCGACAATATTGCTGGCTCAGAATCTCCTCCTTCTCCTGCTTCAAGCTATAACAACACACCCTTCAGTTTAGAAGATTTTAATGAAAAGTTGCCCGAATTACCGCCTCTACTGCTACAGTCACCACTAGCTCAGCCGTCATCATCCAGGCAGAGTTCTGAGTCTCTGGGGAAACCTTTAGTGGCAGTGCTGAATCATCTATACATTCAGAAGGACCGTAGTGGCCAATCTTTGGTGGCTCTTAATTCCACTCATCGCTTTCGCACAAAATTTGTGACTTTAGTACTTTACAAGCCATTGAAGAAGGTAAAGAAATGA
- the LOC127792674 gene encoding SNF1-related protein kinase regulatory subunit beta-2-like isoform X1, producing the protein MLLEFHNHVLRYIFQLGFIVFAVMGNVSGRKDEAGPSATKNQEGEDYMEFAHGGAQGPFPQSMAQSPPSSPRAYCSTAMFNSQIAESPLQRPDEVMQVQGTVSTRNATQNDGRFFETGIPTTITWRFDGKQVGIEGSWDNWKTRDFLERSGKDFTIMKVLQSGVYHYHFIVDGQWRCSPDLPQERDDIGNIFNVLDLQDFVPEDLDNIAGSESPPSPASSYNNTPFSLEDFNEKLPELPPLLLQSPLAQPSSSRQSSESLGKPLVAVLNHLYIQKDRSGQSLVALNSTHRFRTKFVTLVLYKPLKKVKK; encoded by the exons atgctCCTTGAATTCCATAATCATGTTTTGAGATACATATTCCAACTGGGTTTCATTGTTTTTGCAGTAATGGGTAATGTTAGTGGAAGGAAGGATGAGGCTGGCCCCTCTGCAACCAAGAATCAAGAGGGTGAAGACTATATGGAGTTTGCACATGGTGGGGCGCAGGGTCCTTTCCCACAGTCCATGGCTCAGTCCCCTCCTTCTAGCCCTAGGGCTTACTGCTCCACTGCCATGTTCAATTCCCAG ATCGCCGAGAGTCCTTTGCAAAGGCCTGATGAAGTAATGCAGGTTCAAGGCACTGTATCAACCCGGAATGCAACTCAGAATGATGGTAGGTTTTTTGAGACTGGAATACCAACAACAATCACATGGAGGTTCGATGGCAAGCAAGTAGGAATTGAGGGATCATGGGATAACTGGAAGACAAG AGATTTCCTAGAAAGATCAGGCAAAGATTTCACAATTATGAAAGTGCTACAATCAGGTGTTTACCATTACCACTTTATTGTTGATGGGCAGTGGAGGTGTTCTCCAGACTTGCCACAGGAACGCGATGATATTGGGaatattttcaatgttttagATTTACAG GATTTTGTTCCAGAAGACCTCGACAATATTGCTGGCTCAGAATCTCCTCCTTCTCCTGCTTCAAGCTATAACAACACACCCTTCAGTTTAGAAGATTTTAATGAAAAGTTGCCCGAATTACCGCCTCTACTGCTACAGTCACCACTAGCTCAGCCGTCATCATCCAGGCAGAGTTCTGAGTCTCTGGGGAAACCTTTAGTGGCAGTGCTGAATCATCTATACATTCAGAAGGACCGTAGTGGCCAATCTTTGGTGGCTCTTAATTCCACTCATCGCTTTCGCACAAAATTTGTGACTTTAGTACTTTACAAGCCATTGAAGAAGGTAAAGAAATGA
- the LOC127792452 gene encoding uncharacterized protein LOC127792452: MAAKVALYSSLSGKLLLPTKGPSSFPASSSPKPRRVHHFRIHAKLGGGEGEVKQGGKKKFITREEEPEQYWQTAGERAGENPMKTPLPYIIIFGMSTPFVILAIAFANGWIKVPVR, from the exons atggcagccaaagtgGCCCTCTATTCAAGCCTCAGTGGCAAGCTTCTACTCCCAACCAAGGGACCCTCTTCATTCCCAGCCTCCTCATCACCAAAACCAAGAAGAGTTCACCATTTCAGGATCCATGCAAAACTGG GTGGGGGAGAGGGTGAAGTGAAGCAAGGAGGGAAGAAGAAGTTCATCACAAGAGAGGAAGAGCCAGAGCA GTATTGGCAAACAGCAGGGGAGAGGGCAGGGGAGAATCCCATGAAGACCCCACTTCCCTACATTATCATATTTGGCATGTCAACTCCTTTCGTGATCTTAGCCATTGCTTTTGCCAATGGATGGATCAAGGTTCCAGTCAGATAA